The region TTTAAAAGTTAACATTATGCATCATACGTACGATAGTAAAAGTAACTTTTGCTAATTGCTTTCAGGCATATGAAAATTTCTGTTACAGATTTATACAATGTAACAGCTAAAAATCTATGTCACTAGCGTTTAGAGTGTTATACAAGCAGACGCCTTAACCCATAATCTGTTATCGTAATCTTATCAGAAATCCATttcaaaacaattaaaacatcaCTTACCTTGTCCATTTGCAAATCCAAATAACACAaaacaacacaaataaaacaaaatatttatgttcatGATCGGAATTTAAATCACATCACATAGGGAGATATTCGCGTGTGTGGATCGATTGGGCGCGTTAGCTGGTTCGCGATGAGTAATTGATAAGGGCTGATAAGGTGATAGCTTGATAATGGAGCGAACGCGCGCCGCGCGTCGCCCGCGTCTTCTCGCGTCAACATCTCCAGCAAATGTGAGCAACAGGCTTACGCGTATTACGCGCTTACGCGTACGCTTTTCCTAGCCCTGCGTTTGTAATTGACGGCTGTAAGGATAGAACATGTAGTTTCAGTGGAAGTGTCGGCGTAATGAGTTCACGCGTTCAGCGGGAGTGTTCGGCGTGGGATTAATTGATACATGGCGACGATTTATACGCTAGTTTCTGTAACAACTCAGCAACCGCATTAGGTTCTTTGTCTTTCACGATTAATTTTCAGACGCCTGTGATATATTTAAACATGGTTTCTGATTTATAAATATCAAGATGGACTCCATACTCCACACTTTTGAtacttctaaatatatatttatgcctgCATTATAACAATACATgatcttataaaaaatatgagctaaaataaatctttactaatattataaatggctaagtgaatattttcgttTGTTTGCTACTCTTTCTCGCTTAAAGTACTCTACCGAtcgtgataaaatttggtattgtaGAAATAGTTTGAAGTCCTGAGAAGGGCATAaacagctagtaatttatacagataatagttatatttaagtatttgaaCTTGAGAACAATTTTAGGCTAGATAATAAGTATTAACTAAGTAACCGTGAcccgggaaaccggtggatgcaagtggcgagttgtcgttaattgtggcgttctaaggaggaaGCCTTTGTTCAGCCGTGGACGTGTTCCAGCTGataatgatcatgatgatgaataaGTATTCACAACACTTACACAGGCAAGCGCAATTAATCCTGTAATGTTGGCTGAAGCCACAGAAGCTATCAATGAAAGACGAATCACGTCAACTGTTATCTTTACGCAAAGATCAAcgattaagtacttaaataattcctaaaaaaataataattaaaaatcaaaaaacccgactgccttaaaaatactaaaaagtagaaaacaagtctagtgggctagaactttgttaagtagctaacttaaagttcaacagttgggacccattagttaagaatttttgagcgtcacgatttaaatgggtcccgaacccggcgggttttttgattttttaaatgtatttttttatttcacacttttctgtgaaaatggtatattaaaacggttatacCTAACCTATATATTtgtagaatgggctaattattagctttcatttaatacctcactcgataggtttgattgaacaaaaattttttttttaaacttaggtACAATTTAGCGCCataaatccgccattttgatttttcaagaatttcatgtacccagtgtcactcgcgtcattaagacgaatgcaatgacgtatcatttatcaaaataggttcagccgttgagtatttacgagaggacataggaatagacatacatacatacttacatacatacatacgcgtcaaaaacataaccctccttcttcgcagtcgggtaaaaaacaatAACTACTTACTTATTAACCTAAATCCTCCAGGACCTAGTTTAATAGACAgtcataaaactataaaaaggtcGCATTATAACTACGAATTTCCATTTCCATCGCCGCTATTAATTCAACGTCAGCCTTCGACATCTACTAATTCCAACACCGCATTACTTTACAAGATACACGACTTCGAAACACGCATCAAACCACTCCCAGACGAATACGTACGTAATTCGGAAACCAATGTAACTTGGCCCACTCCCCCTTTCTTATTAACACGGGATTGATACGCTCAGAGGGGGAACTCGGAGGAAAGTAAGAGGTCTATTAACTAGGTGCTTGGTGGGCGTACATTCGAGGCCAAAACTACAAAGCGAAACAAATGCTCATTAAACCTTTACTAGCTTTGGTCAAAGATGAACTCGTGGGTGGGCGGTCCTTTTACATTTTGATGATGCAAATCACCAGCCCGATTTGGAGAAGCAAAAAGTTCGCACAGCCTACTCGCGTGTATACGTAAACATATGCATACTTTGTAAATCTTATATCCTTATTACATTATGAACTATTAATAGACGTGACTGGATCAAAGCATAAGTTCTTAACTTCCTATTCGCTTCTGACTGGGCGGACTGGCTCTACACTGAATAAGGCTGCATGTCAACTGGAGCGGAGCAATGCAGCGGAGTGGTGAGCGAGACAAAAATCACCAAAATAATTGCATAAAATATCCGCTCCTCTTCAGTGGGCACTAGTGGCAGCATTCATACAAAGCCGGAAAGCGGAGCGAGGAAAAGGAGCGGGAAAGTGAGGCGAAGAAACGAGTGCGACCGGGAAAGTGGGGAAGCTTCGCGAATGGAAATACAGTCTACAACTCCGCTCTGCATaactttctcgctccgctctCCGCTATCTAACTCCGCGTGTCCGCAGCTCCGCTCCGCACTACTTTCTCGCTCTGCTCCAGTGTCTCCAGTGGACACGCAGCCTAAAGGGCTTTTATTTCAAAGCTGAACATTACAGTTTTACCTAAGTATTGCTAAGAGACGAAGAAGAGATAATATTTCCTGCTAATAAACTAgtcgttttattatttattaaagccAACCAGTAAACTTTACAACGCCATACTTTATTCGTGGCCCATTTCTTGGGCCGTCGGCTCTTAAAATACCTTTGCAGCCGATCATACTACTTTACTGTTTGTGGGTTCAAAAGCGAAGTGTCACCGTATAACTGGCAGTGTAAGTAACTAACAGTAGTTAGCGTCCAACGAGGCGTCTGTCTCACTAAGTGTCCGTTTGTTTGTCTTGGCCCTGTTACTGGGATTGTGTTGACTTGAATCATTTGAGCAGTTTCTATTCAAAATACTTTGTAGGTGCGATGTAAAGCTCGAGACGCAAAAAATATGGCGGTTCTAATGGAGAAGGGGACGATATTATTTGAAAACGAAGTACAGTTACGATTTAAGTATGGAAGTCTCGTTTAGAGGccatattttatacttactatgAACTTTATTACTAGACTAGACGTAGACCGTAACTTCGTTTGcgaagtattcgtttatcgcgcgcccTTGGGAACAACtaattatttcgggataaaagttattctcctattatttattctggatttctagtacctatgtatgtatattatatatgcaaaatttcatgacaaTCGGTTCAGTCGCTAAGGCGTGAACgcggaacaaacaaacaagctcaATTTCCcattgaaaatattatatttgtacGGATGTTCCGGCAGGTGACAACCGTTTCTGTTGGAGATATAGACATTAGGTacataaatcaataaatttatGCGATCAACGCTCAATTTGTAATAAGTAATTGTAATAATCATAACGAATTATGTTCTAATTACCTACACTACTTAGTGAAACAAGTAAATATTAAGAGCGTCGTAATACATAAGCGGGTCACTTCTTTTTAGCAGCTTTCGGCGACGCGGCAACTTTTCCCACAATTGGCTTCTGAACCTTGCTCTCCCGTGTCTTCTCCAGCATATGATAGAAATGATTCACTGGTTCAAACCAGCCGTAACCAGTTTCGGCCTTCCCCAACCAGAGGTGGCCATTGGGGTCAGTCAGCACCAAGTTCCCTGTAGGATTATTCTCCACGAAGTCACAGAACATAGCACTGCCGTCCGGGTAGACGTACCTCCCTCGGCCAGAGAAGCACCATTCCTTGAACATGCCCTCGTACCTAGAGCCATCGGTGAAAGCTACAGTGACTTCTGCGTTGGCGCCCAGTTTGTCGTTGTCCCAGGAACCCGAGTACGTGTCGCCTTCAGCTGTGGTGTAGACGCCAGGCCCTGGAATGATTAATCATGTACTAAGGCTGCAGATCCGGCAATCTAAAGAGTCACGTTGCACCCAAGCGCTGACGTTCTAAGTCTCCATGAACAACACTAATTTACCTTGCCTCTCCGCTAAAACTAGGTACGGGACGTACCTACTATGCAACGTTTTAGCTGAGAAGTTAATTAGACTACTACTACTTAAATGAGACTCAGAAGATAATGTTCATCAATTGTTCTAAGTCTCATTTCATTACAAGGATCCGGAAATCCAGCGCAACACTCCATCAGACACATTATAAATTCGTATCTTATCTATATCTACTGGTGGTGCAATACCTACCTATGAAAAAAGCTACAGGAATCGCGATTTTAAGGAATGAGGGGGTAAGAAAAAATTCAGTAATTTCAAATAGTAAAGAAATCCCATTATGTTACGTTAATAATAATCTGTTAAAGAAACGTACAAGATTAGAGATTGTTGTCGAACGCAATTGCTTTGACTAATAAAGTAGTAGGAAcgcttacatttttttattaagtggCACTTTCCAACCACTTCATGCACTAAAGTCATTTGGAGTTTGAGATTATAATGGGCTCACACCCTACTGCCGTACACTTATACCGTCCCTTTTTGACTGATCTAGACACTCGTAGTGTGAAAGGGACAAACAGAGAACATAAACATAATTCCTTGCCGCAGGAGTCACCAAACGTCGGTGGGATGTGGGAAGATGTCATTAAAAGGAATACCACCTACGTTAGCACAGAAATTATCAAACATTTAGATGGTACAATACAATTGTGACGCAATTAGAGCGTAAACGTTTCGGCATAACGCGGCACGGCCCATTAACTCCGCGGATAAGAGACAAGCCCGGTGACGCTGGTTACCAAGTGACGAAGTCAAGCGTACCTATTAGTTACTGTGTGTTTATACACACAAATAACTAATAGGTAGATAAGTATCTACCTATTAGTTATTACCGAAGTTCGATTGATCTGatctgatttatttatttatttcaaaaaattaccaaggcgtcttaaaataaaattcttcaGGTTTTTTTATGGTAATTGACAAAATGTTTCTAAACATTGGGCGATTTAAAGGGTACTTACATACCAGCGTGCATCAAAGGCGTGACGCGTGAGCACTTTGCGGTACGCGTGGAATCAAAACATTCCGAAGAAAAACCTTTGCAGAGGTGTTGAGTCAAGCTATCTATGAAAATTCTagattaattataaaacaacTTGTGAACTATGAAAACCACTGAGTTGTCCTAATAAACTCAAAACAATAAAGCATTACAAGCTGCCTAGTTTGAGCCAAGAGACTTATAACGTATAACCAGTCGAATACCTACGTTCATTCGCCTTGATGGAAACTGGATACAGATTACAATAGTACCTAACCTACTCGTGTCTACTACGTAACAGATTTGACACCTGCATTTGACAACCCTACCAGCTGATCCACCGCCAACGGTGTAATGTAAGTAGCATTCACAGTACATTTTCAAGTGTCAACTGCCGGAGGAAACAAAATCATTACGTCTCAACAATAGCGGTAGaaagtgcttttctcaaacatgacatgaaattaaaaaaaaaaacaagaaatgaagctgacgggacgctagtctcgtcgccgtgttgtgtggctgctggcgcggcagCTGCAGGTGGTGGTGCTGGCGGCGAGCGCGCGCCGTGCCGCAGCTCGCGTTGAAataaaagacggtcgcattgccggccaagggcgggaaatttgtatgaaatctctttgcaggccccTAGAGTGAGCAGGCGGGCGTACCgcaattatttgtaacacaacgtcaatatttcatgtcatgtttgagaaaagtactATTTAATATTGTATGGAGTATCGATGTACTGGCCTGGGTCCGGATGCGATCCTACCCGTACGTACTGACCGACGACATTAAAGTATGGCTTTGATGTCGAGCAGGGTTGCTAACGGACCTAAGAGACACGAGCACAACCTCGTACTTTGTACGGGATTTCGCTAtacttaagtacatttttttactgtgattttgatttttattgaaGACAACGATTAGATTTTTTAGTACACAGGTTGTGGGcgctaatatttttttgtcgccGGCCCAGCATTGAAAGCCAAAATACGAGATATTTAGTCAACTCGTACGTTAGACAACTGCAGTGTACGTTAGAAAAGATAATTCTTCTTTTCTCGTTCGTtttagtacctaggtactttcTAGAAAGGTACGAGGtatgaaaaatcaaaatataaaatgtgtAAGTAGTTGACTAGTgagaaaaacaaattataagATTGGCAACCCTAACGTCGATTCGGCCCTTAAATGATCGTGTTAGGCATAAGCGTAGCCCGTGAACGAGTGAAAACCGGAACCAATGGGTTTGGTTGGTTTTAAAATGAAGCAGAACAAACCAAGGAAATTGGACATTCGATACAGCCTTTTACTGTACTTGCGTAAGTAGGTAATCTTTAAGAAAGCCTAGGACTCTTCAGCAGCGGAGACTTTAATAAAGAACTAAAATGTTCCAAAAAACTGGGGGGAGACTACAAAGCTACTTAACTTACTTAATATTGCCTCCTTACTTACTTATCCttcttacttaggtacttacttaatattgtaaatgcgaaagtaagaCAGTATTACTTTATGCATAATTCACGAGGGCAACAAAGAATTTATATACGAGATTGAGACTCTTACCGTGCATTTTAGCCGTTTTATCCTTCTTTTTAGCTTCGAAGAACCCGTCGTACGTGTCTCCCGTGTCATGAACAAAGAA is a window of Choristoneura fumiferana chromosome 23, NRCan_CFum_1, whole genome shotgun sequence DNA encoding:
- the LOC141440959 gene encoding uncharacterized protein, which translates into the protein MTDTSEDVDSEAQEEVKKPVKEVPVVQDQGFFVHDTGDTYDGFFEAKKKDKTAKMHGPGVYTTAEGDTYSGSWDNDKLGANAEVTVAFTDGSRYEGMFKEWCFSGRGRYVYPDGSAMFCDFVENNPTGNLVLTDPNGHLWLGKAETGYGWFEPVNHFYHMLEKTRESKVQKPIVGKVAASPKAAKKK